GTACCCCTAGTCCGTGAGTCGATCGACAGAACCCAAGGGGTGGCGAGGGAGGGGAAAACGATGGAGTCGTTGGCGGTAAGCGTTCTGTTCAGTTCTGGGCTTTGTTACATAATAGGTGAAGTTTTATTGTCGAAAGCTATTAAACTTTTCCCATCAAAAGCGTACGATGTTGCCACACGGAAAAGGTGTAGAGCATTAAAGTTGTGCCAGTCAGGAaggcggaaaagtggaaaagcggaaaagcggtcCGAGAATCGCAGGAGCAGACCCTTGGGTAGTTTGGGCAATGGCTCTGATGGTAATGATGATTTTGCGGTCCATGATGGCTGTTTTATATGCACACACTATTAATTGATTATATATACTCCCCAAGACTGTCAAGTTTTGCCAAAGAAAATGAAACATTAAACATGAAAGTTCCATCGATTTGCTTTAAACTTGCGGCATCATCGGATGACAATAATATGTTGGCCACATTCTAACCCCAGGGACGGAAAAACAATTGACTCTTTGCGTTGGGCAAGGGCAATCGCattgtttttccgtttttgttgCCGATTGTGATTGTTGGCACTCCACCACTCCACTCTATCTTCGATTTGGGTTTTTCATGCCATGCAGTCGGGGCACGCATTGCGCATAAAATAGCTGCCACAGAGGGATTTCGAGGGGGCTCACTGGGAACTTCAGGGGGCTAGTGGCCCCTCAGAGGTTCCACTTCATTTGGGGCGTTTGCTTCGTGTGCGGTTGATGTCTACATTTTCAGCATGTTGGTTAAGCACTCCGGCAAGTTGCTTGTTTTTCCGGTTCTcctgttttcctgttttccgGTTCCACCGGTTTCAACGCTTCCgccaatattttttttgcgctcgctgaaattgaaaaagtttatgAGCAATTTTAAAAGTGAGTTTCCGACTTACGGCTGGTCCGAGATCCGAGATCCGAGATGGGGTTAATTCGGATTTTGTGTCGAATGGTGCTAATGAATTGGCTCGTTTGCACTTGTGGTTGCACTGCTGACCTCCGACCTCCCACCACAGCTCACCACGGCAGCAAGCActtgaaatgcaattaatcaGTGTACGTtgatggcaaaaagttgtggCCAAAACCGATAGCAGGGGCACACCGCAAAGAAACCTCAGAGCCGAGAACATTTGCAAATTCGTGTATACATATCAACATATGGAAATTAGGGTGGATATCCTAAACTATTACTAAAGTGTCACTATGTCTGAAgttaaattttcatttaagtGAAAGCTGAAAAGTACCCTTGATTGCCTATAaggtattattatttttcttagggtatacttttatatatatatattcaacagATATATATTTCTGCTTGTTCCTTATGTTTACCCAAAAGGACACGATTTATTTTGGCTTACAGATATGGGTCGGCCTTAATTGCCCTCCAAGGCCAGCTATTAAAGCCAGTGGGAGTTATGTGCTCTAATTGCAGCTTGTACATGTGTTGTGTTGCACCCTAATTCAAGTTGTCAAACATGCACCCATACCAGTGTACCAGTGTACTTTACGGCGCACATCCACGCACACAAGCGCAAGTTCGGAGAGGAAGAAATAATGTTGATGCAATAACATGCAACTTTGACACCATCACAAGTGCAAAGGCCACCGAAAGGACTCTatgctgtgtgtgtgagtgtgcgtgtgtttgtgtgtgtgtgtgagtgtgtgtgtgtttgggtgaGCGAGTTACATGCTCTTAACGTTGATTTGTGCATCGACCGTAGGATCTGAAGCCAGTTCAGAGGCACTTGCACGTCCTGCTTACCCCACTTCAGTTCGCAGGACTTCACAGGACTCCAATCCTCTTCACTCCACTCCTCTCACTTCAGCTTACTTCAGCTGAGCACGGCTAAgtttcatttgcaattttcatCTGCAGCTGTTGCAAAGTGCACGGCACACAAGCCCAAAACACAGAAATATCATTCCggggaaactgggaaaactgggaaaatggaattggaattggaagtGCAAGTTcaatttgtaattgaaatgcCGAGTATCTCTCGCACTTGCCAGCCAAAATTTGATACCTGACTGAACTGAGTGAATCAATGTTTTGCAAATCTATAAATTATAACATTCCATCTTATCAATAATCATGTTATCCCAGCTATTCTTAGCCTTGGATGCCATAATGTTTGCCAGACAAACCACAGCTGTCGGCTGCCTTTCCAAGCGATTTTCCCATCTTCCATCTCGCAAGCCGGAAAATGCAATTAgatgtaataaataaatatgatttgCAGACGAGGAGAAGACGCGAGACACGCCACAGTAAAACGCAAGAGGTATGGCCATTAAAATTGTCGGAGCCAAGAAGTGGAAACGGAATTATTACAACGGgctattaaattatttttaattggccGCCCGCAAGCAAAGCTCAGCGGAAATTGAATCAAATGCTGAGAGCCACTCACTACACACCCCACTCACTACCAAGGTCAAAGTTCGTAATTACTCGATATATTTTCGCCTGTCTACTTCCTTTATGGCACATTAACTACAGGAACCCAGGACCAAAAGGATACCCGTCTGGTACAACTCCGTGTACCAGATGTCCAGCCAGTTGAACTGAGCGAAGGGGTCAGTAATTATGACAACCGCAGTCATCGGATTCAGGCATTCAGGGGACCGACAATGAAGCGCTCCTAATGGGTAATTAATTGGTGTGTTGACAGTTCAAAAACCACAAGAATTCAGACACATTTGTTGGAGCATTGGCGTGTTTTCTGCGCAACTCAATTAGAACGCAGCTTTTGCAATCACCGAAATGAAGAAGTTGTTTTTAAAAAGCTGTATAatctttaaaaacaaattcgcGAGCAACGCGTCAAATGAACCACGAACGGCGACACTAAAACTAATATATTAATCTTGCAAGGTTCCAACtcatgaatttattttatcgTCTGCAGTTCCAGCCCATAAATCATAATCAAGGGAACTTTGGCACCTGAAAAAAGTTCTGGAGCAGTGCTCGTGGGAATGAGAAGCAATAAAAACGATATTGCCTGTCAGGCGAAGCCAAGGACGAGCAgtgaaatcaattaaatgcattttccaaaGTCCCAACTCATCTCATTCtcgcttcagcttcagcttccGCTTCCGCACTCTTGTCATTTCGTTCATTTTCTGGCTTTGCTCGTTTACCTAAGCTTTAAGTTGTTATAATTTATGGCGTCTATAATTGCAGCAATTTGTGCGATGCGCCAGGTAGGCACAACCCCCACAACCCCCAATCCCCCCACACCCAACTTCCACCTGGACGTGCTCGTATTTGAGATGGAACTTATATACAACGTGCTACACATGACCCCACAGCCATGCTGAGATGCACCGGAAAAAAAGTGCGGTAAAGATCCTAAGCGTTTCAGTTTCATTCACACAAACATTGATGTTtacaaattgcaataaaattagTGCATTAATGAATCAATAGCTGTCTGAAAGTACGCTCGAATTTCTAATCGAAGTTATGCTCGTTTAAAAATATGCTCGCAGTGTGGAAATTGCTTTTCTTCATCCATTTTTTGTCGTCTCCGTTGCAGGCAAAATGTCAGCATCGTTCAGGACCTGATGCCCTACCGCCCccctctctctcactcttTCTCTTTCTAAGGCCCCCTACCCGTCTCTTTCTTTCTGCGGTCCGGGCTGCTGCTTGATTgcacttttaattaacttttttgcGAGCTTCCCGTCGTCGGATCCTTTGGATCCTTCGGATCCTGCTCCTGTTTCAGCTGCTGCCAATTGTCGGCACTTTGTGCTTTATACTTTCGCCTCGTCAttaacaaaaagcaaacaagtCGAGCGCGCGGCTCATAAATAATGGCAATCTctaccacccaccacccaccgcccaccgcccatcgGAAAATTATTTGTAGACAGTTTAAGCCACATCTCGCGCTTTCAGCTTTCGgctttcagctttcagctATCGGCATTCGGCTGGCAAAACCATAATTCCGCCCGCCGGCCAATATGTTAATTCAATTGGCCGCATTGTAATCAGCGGCAGCCAAATGGTGAGTGCCGCAAATGTTTACGGATTCCCTCAGCTCACCGGATTTCCAGATACGAATATTCCGAGTATTTTCCCTGGCAGGTGAGTATTGGCAGTGCAGGCACGCGTAATGTTATGattggaaaatgaaaatcatttaCGTGAGCAGCCAATTTGCAGCTCATATAAAGCAAATCTAGCGGCAGTTGCATCACCCACAGCAATTCGGGGAAATCGATCGGTTTGCCGTTTGCCGGCTTATCATGTGTGCAAATTAATGCGCCCAACGTGATGAGCATGACGATGGCTTCCACATCGTAGGCATCTACCTATTGACCTGGTCCAGAAAACTGGCCAACACGGCCGGCAAAACGAGGTAATCGATTGGTGGTCGGGTTCCTGATAAATAAAGATTAAACCATTTGAGCAACCAAATGCCAATAACAATGTTCAGCACTTAAAAAAGGTGAACGATTACCATTACATACTCGATTAAATTGGCTGAATGCTAAGCATCATACTAATAATAaggaaacaaatattttatatttatttgaatccATTATTAGGGCTAACTATCCCAATCACTcgattaaatatataattaatcaTATATTCCGATTGAAAATTATGCGAATGTCATTTTTGTTTGAGAACTAAACAACTCAGTACTCGATTGGTAACCAAAAATGGAAGATGAGCGCCAAGGAAATGTATCTAGTTTTGTCcgtctttttgttttatacaGTCATGAAAGtacttaaattttcaaaataaatttaaagcaaCTATTTAATCTTAACATGTTTTCTAGACCAATTCTGTCTTTGAATTTACGAACATAAACTGTACTTCCATTGACATCAAGGTGGGAGAATATGAGTACTGCTACTTAAAGTCGATAAATCGAAGCTACAAATATGTTTCCGGAAAATATAAGTTGTATCAAAAATCGTTAGCGAACATTAAggtaattcaattaataaacatgATGGAATTTCATGACAATGATTATTCAATTACTTAAAGGTAAATTTTAGAATGTGGAAACGACTCAATGGATACAAGCCTTTTCTCTACAACATAACAGTGGATATCTGCCAATTccttaaaaatcaaaaatcaaaaccggttataaaatatatctttgaCTCATTTACCGAATATTCTAATATGAACCACTCGTGTCCCTATACGGTAAGTAAAATAAAGAACAGTATCCTGTATGATTTACCAACTGAAAATTATTTAGGGCGATTTAATTGTGGACAAGCTGCCCGTTGGATTTATGAATTACCGAATGACTGACGTTCTTCCCATCCCCGAGGGCAATTACATGATTGAGTTTTATTTCCTTCGCCTAAATTCTATTATTGCAAGGACTCAAGTCTTTTTTACTATTTCATAATGGTGTCAAAAGTGTACAGAATTATAACTTGTTCAATGGATTCAGTAAAAGTTGAGAACTTGAAATAGTGCTGAGCTTATTTGGTATTGTGCTTATTTTTAATAACGATCGATTACCTTAGTTTATGGACTGGGAATTCAGCAGAGCATTCAGCTTAAATTGTTGGTACTATTGCTGAACATCACACATCATTCATCATACTAAtaataaagataaaaatataaagtttatatgtttgtttgctttaaaaGCTTATGTTCAACGCactcaataaattaaaaatattttactcgTTCTTTTAAAAGTCATAATTATTACTTCACGATCAGATAAGCGATGTATTTCAATGTGTTATTATGccaaactataaaaatcacttgaataaatatataattaatctTGTACTCCgatcaaaaattattttggttCCAGAGCTAAAAACTCAGTACTCGATTGGTGACCAAAAATGGAAGATGGAAAGGAAATGTATCTGGTTTTGTccattttgatattttattccGTTATGGAGGTACGTAAATTTtctaaatacatttaaataaactatttaatCATAACGTTTTTTCTAGACCAATTCACTATTTGAATTTACAAACATAAACTGTACTTCTATTGACATCAATGTGGGAGAATATGAGTACTGCTATTTAAAGTCGATTAATCGAACTTACAAATATGTTTCCGGGAAATATAAGCTGCATCAAACTTCGATATCAAGCGTTAAggtaattcaattaataaacattcTGATGATATTGATAATTTACATACTTAAAGCTTACTTTTATGATGTGGAAACGACTCAATGGATACAAGCCTTTTCTCTTCAACGTTACAGTAGATGCATGCAAATTTCTCAAAAATCCTAAATCAAGCCCGgtaataaaatacatttatgaaTCATTTACTACTTATTCTAATATGAACCACTCATGTCCGTTCTCGGTAAGTAAAATGAAGTATCCTTCCACTAtgatttacaaattatatCATTATTTAGGGCGATGTAATTATAGACAAGCTGCCCGTTGGTTTTTTGAATCACCGAGCAACTGAAATTCTTCCCATCCCTGAAGGCAGTTACCTGATAGAGTTTCATTTTTCTAGTCTAAATTCTAGTTTTGCAAGGACACAAGTCTTTTTTACTATATCATAATACCTTTCGATTATGAAAATTGCAATAATAAAAGTTCAATTACTTGGGAGTTTAGCAGAGCATTCAGCTTAAATTGTTAACACTATTATcaatagcagtaaaagtaaaTCCCTTTGGTTACTTTTCAATTAACAAGGTTTTTATGGACTTGCATTAACCCTCAATAAAGTTAAACACAAAATTGCCCCAAACAAAAGgggaaaattgtataaatgaaaactaaatatttactttggGCCCTTGTTATTGCTGCCAACTGACAGCaagaaaacaaagaaaattgaGAAAAGGTTTTCCCGGCAACAAGAAACCAGCGCTTATCTATGAGCGTTGAGCGCCCAAATAAGTAAGTCAATAAatcaattcaataaaatttgtgctgcctttttatatttgaagtttttgggcgctgctgcttttggcaAATCCCAAGCAAACAAATGTGAGCAGGAAAAACTTTCGGCCTGGCAAATGTTTGGCACTCAGTAGAAAAAACAATGGGGCTCGGGAAAGGGTCAAAGGTTAAGAGGGAACGAAGGCTTGGACCAGAAAGATACATAAGCACTGATAACTGAAAAGTTTATCAATTTGTAAAACGACAGCCGCAGACATAAGGAGTTTTCCCCGGAAAAGTGTGGGTGCCGTTTTGCTGAGTTCAGTCGAAGAGCTTTTCGCTGGGGTTTCTGAATCTGCTGAGCTTTCTTCATGGGCATTTGTTGCCTTTATTTGCTTGGAAATCaatgcaaataattaatttaaattaagtgcTGCCCCAGAGGAAGTGTTTGCTTTGGTGTGGtatttcctttttctttggcCACCGAATAGCCCACAAATCGGCCATCATTCACACATAACCCCATGCCTGTGGTCACATAACTCAAATGAATTGTTTACACAGCGCCAAAAACtaaacagcaacaattgcgattgccgaaaaaaaagaagaaaattgGAAACAATGAATGAAATGTTTGCGTTACGTGTCAATAttatcttttttatttcactgCCGTTTGTTGTTTATGTGCAAAAACAGAGAGGAAGCGCCTTTTGGCCCCATCGGCAATTTGGCTTTCTGCGTGCGAGCATAGAAaacattgttttaaaaatacttgGCCAGTGCGCGGCTATTTCGGCACTTCTATTTTGGCCATGTCTAACGCAGCAAATGTATATCAGCCCGAAGACTTTGTGACATGCCGACACGCCGACATGACGAAACGGGTGTTCAAAGTGTCAGGCGCGAAATCTGTTGAAATGCGAACAACTTGACTCAACTTGACTGGCAAATTATTCAGCAAATCCCCAGACCCACTTGCTCTGCCTTTGCCTTTCCTTAGCTGTGGCGATCGGCAATCGGCTAGTCTCTAGTTTAGATAATCTTGAGGTGAATCAATTGCGGGTGTCGTCCACTTAATCTCGGCTGACCAGCTGACCAACCGCAGTTGTCTCGCCTCTTAATTGCGCCCAAAATGCGCAGCCAGCTGTATTTTCGGCtaatttcaatattatttCAATGCAGATTGGCTGAATATCATTTTTGTAATTGCTGATTGGTTGGCTAATGGGATGCCTCTATTTTATATGATGTGCCTAAATgaataatttcatttgcaacccaAAGTTAAccatatttaaataactatCTAAATGGAAGCACAAAAATATGTCACAATAATCTGCAACACATATTAATGTTGTTTTAAGTATTGAAAGTACATAGTGACACTTATTGAGCTCTTCTATTCCGCGGCGACACTTGCGAATGTTAAGTACACCTCTAGGTATACCCAGTATCCATTGGATGCGAACGTTAAGTACCCTCTAGGTGTACCCGGTATCCATTGGATACGCCGCGAAGGATGGGGGGCTGGACTGGTTGAGCTGTCAGCgcttttgccaaaatttcgCCGCGGGAATGCAATGCTCTCATCAGTTCTCTGTCGTGACCCCCCTGCACCCCCCTCCGCGCACCCTTTCAGAACACTTACAGCCCCCGCAGCCCCAGTGGCCCCTACCACCCAACGCCCAATCCCACCCACTGGTTAGCACCGGAAAGTATTTCTTTCTAGTCTGCGGCGGTCGTGTGACTCGCTTTTGTCTCTCGGCGACTTTCGACTTGCGGATTTGCGGGGGCGTCCAAGTAAAATCGTCTCCGCTCTTTGCCAAATCGAACATCCAAGTGCCATCGATGCGCATTTCGCCTGCCAGCGGGTGCATTGCCATTGCAATGGAtgccgattccgattccgatttggattcggattcggattcggagaTTCCGAGGTTCAGAGATGCGGACGAGCCATCCTTCCCAGCATATATTATGGAACTGTCTGGCTGTTGAGCGATATAGCGTTTCAGCAGCGAAATCGTACATATCAATTGACCATCGCGACAAACAACATTGATGGGGCAAAAACACAcatattgtttgtttgcttgtgaGTGTGTCTTTTATGTGGCCATCCACACAGATTGTTGCTTAAATATTGCCACGCTTCGCATAAAAGTTGCATGAAATCGGTTCCACCAGCGAAGCATTTAAATGTCGTGCAGAACTTCAAATGCgctacaaaaaaattatattaaactATTGAAACTATTTTCCtaataattgccaaaaaaGTATTGCTTAAATTTTGATGCTAAGttacataaataattacaGTTTAATGTTAGTAAAAGCAGTGTACTTGTACTTAATTGCTAAAATGTAACTATTTTTTACTGGGAATAAAATGCAgtgaaatttgaatttaaagcGAACCGAAAGACCGCGTTTTAATTGTAGATCGCATATATTTTTGCACGAGGCGCGCACAAAGTCAAGACTATAATTATAGCGACACCCACCTATTGGCGCCCAATTTctggcaaacacacacaaacgcacacacgcacacacacacaaacatggAGGCAGagcgcacgcacacacaatcAATATCACGGTCAAGTTGAAAATCATTGAGAGCGGATGTGGACATGGAATGGGGCATGGGGATGCGGAATGGGGCATGGGACttgaggatggggatggggatggagataGAAATGGGGATGGGGGTGGACATATCGCAGATGTGTAAATGTCTGTGAAGGTCGCGTAGTCAGTCGCCCAGTCGGCGATACGGCGACGATCGC
This genomic stretch from Drosophila yakuba strain Tai18E2 chromosome 3R, Prin_Dyak_Tai18E2_2.1, whole genome shotgun sequence harbors:
- the LOC6538958 gene encoding uncharacterized protein LOC6538958, with protein sequence MKTNSVFEFTNINCTSIDIKVGEYEYCYLKSINRSYKYVSGKYKLYQKSLANIKVNFRMWKRLNGYKPFLYNITVDICQFLKNQKSKPVIKYIFDSFTEYSNMNHSCPYTGDLIVDKLPVGFMNYRMTDVLPIPEGNYMIEFYFLRLNSIIARTQVFFTIS
- the LOC26534675 gene encoding uncharacterized protein LOC26534675, yielding METNSLFEFTNINCTSIDINVGEYEYCYLKSINRTYKYVSGKYKLHQTSISSVKLTFMMWKRLNGYKPFLFNVTVDACKFLKNPKSSPVIKYIYESFTTYSNMNHSCPFSGDVIIDKLPVGFLNHRATEILPIPEGSYLIEFHFSSLNSSFARTQVFFTIS